In Cryptomeria japonica chromosome 10, Sugi_1.0, whole genome shotgun sequence, a genomic segment contains:
- the LOC131041773 gene encoding U-box domain-containing protein 12-like, whose amino-acid sequence MRELQKDLETMPVEYTTLEMTQLEAEVKNSKILLHDILGRSLLYILTCCLTLINQVKKCAAISGAFLDNVVLEGSLDALRLHVSEAKELLEKGMPKLDPKDRILCNLFDDEALDSIVSDYSLSNKLAEQIANSLRIALESDFFSTELAKLKVERTEAVELRGKVYSLYLEQFIVLLEKAIVSKRKPVRIDSYEKVDNIYREILILPLQSFICLITKDVMRDAVQIASGQTYERSAIERWFGKGHTRCPTRVELKNCKMKPIFSLKQSIAEWRERNYNIRLENANELLNNVESNEE is encoded by the coding sequence ATGAGGGAGCTTCAAAAAGATTTAGAAACAATGCCTGTTGAGTACACTACCTTGGAGATGACTCAACTGGAAGCCGAGGTTAAGAATTCCAAAATTCTGCTCCATGACATATTAGGTAGGTCTTTATTATATATATTAACTTGTTGCTTGACCCTAATAAATCAAGTAAAAAAATGTGCGGCAATATCTGGGGCTTTTTTAGATAACGTGGTCCTAGAAGGCTCTTTAGATGCCTTAAGACTCCATGTTTCAGAGGCTAAAGAATTGTTAGAGAAGGGGATGCCAAAATTGGATCCCAAGGATCGGATTCTCTGCAATTTGTTTGATGATGAGGCTCTTGATTCAATTGTGTCTGATTATTCTCTCAGCAACAAGCTTGCAGAACAAATTGCTAATAGTTTAAGGATTGCATTGGAAAGTGATTTTTTTTCCACTGAACTGGCTAAGTTAAAGGTGGAGAGGACCGAGGCAGTAGAATTGAGGGGAAaggtgtattcattgtatttggaaCAATTCATTGTTCTGCTAGAGAAGGCGATTGTATCGAAGCGTAAGCCTGTTCGAATTGATTCTTATGAGAAGGTTGATAATATCTATAGAGAAATTCTTATTCTTCCTTTACAATCATTTATTTGCCTCATAACTAAGGATGTCATGAGGGATGCAGTGCAGATTGCTTCTGGTCAGACCTATGAGCGTTCTGCAATTGAGAGATGGTTTGGAAAGGGTCATACCAGGTGTCCGACAAGGGTCGAGTTGAAGAACTGTAAGATGAAACCAATTTTTTCTCTGAAACAATCAATTGCAGAATGGAGAGAGAGAAATTACAATATTAGGTTGGAAAATGCAAACGAGCTTCTCAACAATGTGGAGAGTAATGAAGAATAA